The genomic segment TTCGCAGCCGAACTGGCCCACGGCAAGACGCCCGAAGCGCTTTTCGACATTACGGGGGAGACCATTCTCGCAGCCGTCGGCGGCCTGCCGCCGGACCATCAACATTGCGCTTTCCTGGCCGCTGAAACCCTGCAGGCGGCGGCCAACGACTATCTCATGCGGCAGGCCCGCAAAAACAAGACTGCGACCGGGCGACCGGGTTGAACCAAAGCCACTTAAACGAGCATCAGCCTGCGGCTTGGTCCGCTCAGGAAGGTTTTTGCACGCACTAGTGGAAGGGGTGCTGCTGCAATGAAAGCGGCTTTCTCGATATGGGACAACCGGATCGCTCCGGTTTTTGATGTGGCCCGATACATCTGCCTGGTTCAGGCCGCACCCGGCCGGGTGATCCAAAAATCCCAGGAGGAGCTGATGGGCGATGCCCCCGTCCAGAAGGTCCTGCGTCTGATGGAACTGGGGGCCGACACCTTGGTTTGCGGCGCCATCTCGCGGCCGGTGCTGAAGATGTTCTCCGGTTACGGCATCCGGGTTTACCCGTTTGTTGCCGGCGAGCTACAAACGGTGATCGACGCCTGGCTGCGTCGGGCCTTGAAGAGCGATCGTTTTGCCATGCCCGGCTGCCGCGGCCGGGCCCGCGGCCGGATGCACGCCGGGCGTGGCCCTTTTCAGGCGACGCGTCCCGACAGCTCCTCCCGCACGCCGGCGGTGGGGCCGGGCAACCCTCGCGGACAAGGCAGAGGCGCCCGCCGGCGCGCCCGAGGTGCCGCCGGTGCCGGCACCAGTGCAAACGATTACTGTGTCTGCCCGCAGTGCGGGCAGCACCAGCCGCATCAGCGTGGCGTGCCCTGTTTTGATCAAAGATGCCCGACGTGTAAAGTTGCCATGATCAGAGTGTAACCTAAGGGCCTCGATAATAAATAATTCCACACCTTGCTTGTCTTTTGGCCCGCCACCGGCGTTACACCCGCCGGCACATATCTCGATATGCGCCGACGCATGTGCCTTGGTGACGAACCAAAATCCGGCGCCATCTTGTGGAATTATTTCTTACCGCGACCCTAAACCTGAAAAAGGAGGAAATCACCATGCCAGGAGGAGATCGAACTGGACCAATGGGAATGGGCCCGATGACCGGCCGCGGGCGCGGCTACTGCACCGGCGCGTGGGCACCCGCTTACGGCGCCGGCTTCCCCAGAGGCGGTGCGGGACCGGGTTTCGGCCGCGGCCGCGGCTGGCGGCGCATGGCCTACGCCACCGGCCAACCCGGCTGGGCGCGCAGCGGCAGCTATGGTGGGGGGTTGGGCTACGCGGCCCCCTTCCGCCAGCCGGGTCCGGAAACCGAAAAGCAGGCGCTTCAAAACCAGGCCAAAGCCCTGCAAGGGGAGTTGGCGGCCATCGAGCGGCGTCTGGCTGAAATTCAGAACGCGCCGGAAGCGGAGTAAACCCTTGCCGGGGTGAACAGCAGGCAATCGGGCTGCAAGGCAAGGTCGCCGCATTTAGCGGGGCGGCCTTGCCGGCCCCCTGACTGATCAGCAATCTATCCTCGACGCCTGAGGGCCTCGGCAAAAAATAATTCCACATCTTGCTTGTCTTTTGGCCCGTCACCGGCGTTACATCCGTCGGCACATATCCCGATATGCGCCGACGAATGTGCCTTGATGACGAACCAAAATCATTCGCCATATCGTGGAATTGTTTTTTGCCGCAACCCAAAAACCCCAACCGAGCGGCGCGTGAACACTTCCCTCGACTGCATCCCCTGCCTCGTTCGCCAGGTCCTCGACGCCACCCGCATGGTGTCCGCCGATCAGACCCTGCGGACGGACATGGTCCGCCAAATGCTGCGCTGGGCCAGCACGATGGATCTGGATCAGCCGCCGCCTGTCCTTGCGCAGCGCCTTCACCGCCGGTTGCGCGAGCTCTCCGGCCAGGCTGACCCCTACCAAACGGTGAAGGCTTCCCAGAACCGCATGGCCATGGCCTTGGCAACGGAGCTGCGGGCCAAGGTCCAATCGGCGCGAGACCCGCTGACAATGGCTGTGAGGTTGGCCATCGCAGGCAACGTGATCGATCTGGGGGCAAAGAGCCGGGTTTCCAAAACGGACATGCTGCAAGCCGTCGAAAAGGCCCTGGCCGAACCGTTGTGCGGCGAGCTGAGCCAATTTCGACGAACCGCCGTCCGGGCCCGGCGCATTCTTTACCTGGCGG from the Desulfobacteraceae bacterium genome contains:
- a CDS encoding DUF5320 domain-containing protein, whose translation is MPGGDRTGPMGMGPMTGRGRGYCTGAWAPAYGAGFPRGGAGPGFGRGRGWRRMAYATGQPGWARSGSYGGGLGYAAPFRQPGPETEKQALQNQAKALQGELAAIERRLAEIQNAPEAE
- a CDS encoding ARMT1-like domain-containing protein, giving the protein MNTSLDCIPCLVRQVLDATRMVSADQTLRTDMVRQMLRWASTMDLDQPPPVLAQRLHRRLRELSGQADPYQTVKASQNRMAMALATELRAKVQSARDPLTMAVRLAIAGNVIDLGAKSRVSKTDMLQAVEKALAEPLCGELSQFRRTAVRARRILYLADNAGEIFFDRLLVEVLPPQRVTLAVRGAPVLNDATAADARAAGLAEICEVIDNGSDAPGTLLEDCSPGFQQRFRAADMIIAKGQGNYETLSEAPGNIFFLFKVKCPVIAAHAGMPVGTQVLGRPRHAARQAGVRSPAG